A stretch of Bradyrhizobium sp. CCBAU 53338 DNA encodes these proteins:
- a CDS encoding HAD-IA family hydrolase: MPFSLAIFDLDGTLVDSFPWFLRTINDVADRFGFRRVRDEDIEGLRHASTREILKQLEVPLWKLPAIARYARRLKGEAASEISLFAGAEAMLRTLAETGVQLALVTSDSEVNARQKLGASAALFQHFDCAASVFGKPAKFRRVIRRAGVTPDNVVSIGDEVRDIEAARAVGIACGAVSWGYAAPAALRALAPDYVFAQMDEIADAVGRMPATI, translated from the coding sequence ATGCCCTTCTCCCTCGCCATCTTCGATCTCGACGGCACCCTCGTCGACAGCTTCCCGTGGTTCCTGCGCACCATCAACGACGTCGCCGACCGCTTCGGCTTTCGACGCGTGCGGGATGAGGATATCGAGGGACTGCGGCATGCTTCGACGCGCGAGATACTCAAGCAGCTCGAGGTGCCCTTGTGGAAGCTGCCGGCGATCGCGCGCTATGCGCGGCGGCTGAAGGGAGAAGCCGCTAGCGAGATTTCGCTGTTTGCAGGGGCCGAGGCGATGCTGCGGACGCTGGCGGAGACTGGCGTGCAGCTCGCGCTGGTGACCTCGGACAGCGAGGTCAATGCGCGGCAGAAGCTCGGCGCATCGGCCGCGCTCTTCCAGCATTTCGACTGCGCGGCTTCGGTGTTCGGCAAGCCCGCGAAATTCCGCCGCGTGATCCGGCGCGCCGGCGTTACCCCGGACAATGTCGTTTCGATCGGTGACGAGGTCCGCGACATCGAGGCGGCGCGTGCGGTTGGGATTGCCTGCGGCGCCGTCAGCTGGGGCTATGCCGCGCCGGCCGCGTTGAGAGCTCTTGCGCCAGATTACGTGTTCGCGCAGATGGATGAGATCGCGGATGCGGTCGGCCGGATGCCGGCAACAATTTGA
- a CDS encoding DinB family protein — protein sequence MPAGLVQTYRAFARNNAWANHRLLTACAGLSQAEFEARRTGFFPSLQRTPNHIYVIDLFYVDALEGGWLGPRAWQNEVPHGSLSELKPAQAAMDKRLLAICDALTPERLDDSVRINRDTRVQTERRDRLLMHLFQHQIHHRGQAHAMMSETAVAPPQLDEFFAEGEAPLRAAEFADLGWTEEIVWKS from the coding sequence ATGCCTGCTGGACTTGTGCAAACCTATCGCGCCTTCGCTCGCAACAATGCCTGGGCGAACCATCGCCTGCTCACAGCGTGCGCCGGCCTCAGCCAGGCCGAGTTCGAAGCCCGGCGAACCGGGTTCTTCCCGAGCCTGCAGCGCACGCCGAACCACATCTATGTCATCGACCTCTTTTACGTCGATGCCCTTGAGGGTGGCTGGCTCGGACCACGCGCCTGGCAAAACGAAGTGCCGCACGGTTCGCTCTCCGAATTGAAGCCTGCCCAAGCTGCCATGGACAAGCGCCTGCTCGCTATCTGCGATGCGCTGACGCCTGAACGTCTTGACGACTCGGTCCGGATCAACCGCGACACCCGGGTCCAGACCGAGCGTCGCGACCGGCTGCTCATGCATCTCTTCCAGCATCAGATTCATCATCGCGGACAGGCGCACGCGATGATGTCCGAAACAGCTGTTGCCCCGCCGCAGCTCGATGAATTCTTCGCGGAAGGAGAAGCCCCGCTTCGGGCGGCCGAGTTTGCCGATCTCGGTTGGACCGAGGAGATCGTATGGAAATCCTAG
- a CDS encoding nucleoside hydrolase, which produces MTLTDAARLKLLTPPAGRLRVVLDTDTYNEIDDQFALVQMLLSPERFDVEAIYAAPFFNARAENPGHGMELSYQEILRLLERLNVAPGGLVHRGVTDYVGPGKAARPAPAVDDLVARARAGSPDNPLYVIAIGAISNVASALLRAPDIIDRIVVVWLGGHALEWPDTIEFNLKQDVGGAQVLLDSGVPLVLVPCRGVTSRLHSTVPEIERYVEPHGSIGAFLAMRFKEYSSDHMGWAKEIWDMAPVGWLLNPAWAPSVIVPAPVLTEQMTWSVDRRRHPIRYVTYVDRNPILRDFFVKLEAFARAK; this is translated from the coding sequence ATGACACTCACGGATGCAGCCCGCCTCAAACTGCTCACCCCGCCGGCCGGCCGGTTGCGCGTCGTGCTCGACACCGACACCTACAACGAGATCGACGACCAGTTTGCGCTGGTGCAGATGCTGCTGTCGCCGGAACGATTCGACGTCGAGGCGATCTACGCCGCGCCGTTCTTCAACGCGCGTGCAGAAAATCCCGGCCACGGCATGGAGCTGAGCTATCAGGAGATCCTGCGCCTGCTGGAGCGCCTGAACGTCGCGCCTGGTGGCCTGGTTCATCGCGGCGTCACCGATTATGTCGGGCCCGGCAAGGCGGCGCGGCCAGCCCCCGCCGTGGACGACCTCGTTGCCCGGGCCCGCGCGGGCTCGCCTGACAATCCGCTCTACGTCATCGCAATCGGCGCCATCAGCAACGTCGCCTCGGCGCTGCTCAGGGCGCCTGACATCATCGACCGCATCGTGGTGGTCTGGCTTGGCGGCCACGCCCTGGAATGGCCAGATACGATCGAGTTCAACCTCAAGCAGGACGTCGGTGGCGCCCAGGTGCTGCTCGACAGTGGTGTGCCGCTCGTTCTGGTGCCGTGCCGGGGTGTCACCTCGCGCCTTCATTCGACGGTGCCGGAGATCGAGCGCTACGTCGAACCGCATGGCAGCATCGGCGCGTTTCTCGCCATGCGCTTCAAGGAGTATTCGTCCGATCACATGGGCTGGGCCAAGGAAATCTGGGACATGGCGCCGGTGGGCTGGCTGCTGAACCCAGCATGGGCGCCGAGCGTGATCGTCCCGGCTCCTGTCCTCACGGAGCAGATGACGTGGAGCGTTGACCGAAGGCGCCATCCGATCCGCTACGTGACCTATGTGGACCGCAATCCGATCCTGAGGGATTTCTTCGTGAAGCTGGAAGCGTTTGCCCGCGCAAAATGA